The Ruania halotolerans genome contains the following window.
CCGGTTGGCTTCTGCCCATTCCCGTCGAGCGATGTCCATCGGGCCGCGCGACGGAGTGAAGTGCTCCTTGCCCTGATACTCGACGACGACGCGCTTGCTCTTCCAGACCAGGTCCCCGTCGCCGATCCAGCCGCCCACGTCGTCGTCGAGGGCCACATTCAACTCCGGTTCGGGAAGGCCGGACCACACGATCGCCAAACGTACGCGGGACTCCATGTGCGACCGTGACCCAACCCGGATCCAGCGCGCCGCCCGGTGCAATCTATCCGCGTACCGGATGCGTGGACGTCTCAGGCCCTCGAGGAGCGGTTCGACCGAGCCGAACCGGTTGGCGACCGAGTCGCCGACGACCACGAGGTCCTCGATGCTCATCCGAGCGGCCAGATCGCACCACGTGTCGACCAAGTCGGTGACCCGGAGTCCGTTGACGACGGTCACACGTCGATGTTCGAGGCCTTTGTGATGGACGCAACCCGCGCGGCGGATCCGTGCCTTCGTCGTGTCCCGCATCACCTCAAGGTTGTCGTCCACCGACGGGCTGCGGGGGAGTCGCAGCCTGTGGATCGTCGCAGCGGTCAGTCCTGAGAAGGTGACGTCATCAGGAAGGCCAACGGCGGTAGCGCGGGCCAGATCGGGGACCGTGGCGGGCGCTTCCGCCGCACGAACGCCATGAGTGGGGCGGCTCATCGTCGTGTCGTAGAGACGGCTCTGCCCCATCCCGAGCCCGCGCGCCTCGCGGACCCGGAAGGCGCGACCTGCGAGAACAGGAGGCAATGGTTGACGTCTCATGACGCCAGAGTCCCTGGTCTCGGTACATCGGCGCGCTCGCTATCCACAGGTGCAGCTCGGCGGGTCCGAAATTCGGGGTGAAACCCGAGAAAGGGTCGAATATTGGGCCCATGACGGGTGGGAGCGGCCCAGGACGGGTGGGAGCGGGCCAGGACGGGTGGGTGCAGGCCCAGGACGGGTGGGTGCAGGCCCAGGACGGGTGGGTGCGGGCCAGGGCGGGAGGGGAGCGCGTGCGGAGGGTCAGTCGGTGGCCTGGCGGCTGGTGAGTAGCCGGCGAAACGAGTCCAGGCGGGCGCGGTCGGTATCGGAGCCGTGTTCCGCCCACGGATCGAGGGCACAGTCCGGGGCGTCGCCGGTGTGCGTACAGCCCCGCGGACACTCCGCTGCCACCGCGGCGAGGTCGGCGAATGCTGCCACGAACTGGTCGGGATCGACATGGGCGAGCCCGAAGGACCGAACGCCCGGGGTGTCGATGATCCACCCACCGGCTGGCAACGGCAGAGCGACCGCGGATGAACTGGTGTGGCGTCCCCGGCCGGTCACCACGTTCACATCGCCGGTCGCCCGATCCGCATCCGGCACCAGGGCATTCACCAGCGTAGATTTCCCGACGCCGGAGTGCCCCACCAGGACCGAGACCCGCCCTGTCAGGTGTTCGGCCACCGCCTCGACCCAAGCGGCGCTGTCCCGCTCGTGGCGGGTCGCCACCGACCGCACGTCCAAGGCTGCGTAACGGCGCGCGAAGTCATCCGCATAGGACTCGGTCACCAGATCAGCCTTGGTGAGTACCAGCAGCACCCCCATCCCGGCATCGAATGCGGCCACGAGGAACCGGTCGACCATCCGAGGGCGCGGCTCTGGATCTGCCAGTGCCGTGACGATCACGAGCTGGTCGGCGTTGGCGACGATTCCACGCTCAGTGGGGTCGGTATCATCGGCTGATCGTCGCAGCAACGTCTGCCGATCCTGCACCCGTACCACGCGCGCGAGCGTCCCTTCGGAGCCGGAGACATCCCCCACGAGATCCACCCGGTCTCCCACCACCACGGCCCCGCGCCCCAGTTCACGGGCCTTGATTGCCACGATCGAGGTGCCGGTGTCGGTGAGCACCTGGTAGCGCCCACGGTCGACCGCGGTGACGAACCCTGGTTTCGCGTCGGCGTGTTCGGGCCGCTGTTTCGTCCGTGGCCGCGACCCACGCCGATTCGGGCGAATCCGGACATCGGCCTCGGAGTACGCCTCGCGCCGGGCCATCAGCGCGCGCCGCCGCCGAGCATCGAGTGCCACATGCCGGTGAAGTTGGGCAGCGTCTTGGCCGTGGTGCCCACGTCCACCACGCCCACACCTGGCACCGCCAAGCCGATCATGGCGGCGAAGGTAGCCATTCGATGGTCGTGGTAGGTCTGCACCTGCGCCCCGTGCAGATCGCCGCCGCGGATCAGCAGCCCATCGTCGAGTTCCTCGGCGTATCCGCCGAGCCTGGTGATCTCGCTGACCAGCGCTGCGAGTCGATCGGTCTCATGCCCGCGCAGGTGCGCGATCCCGCGCAGCCGGGACTCACCAGGAGCCAGGGCCAGGAGGGCAGCGATCGTCGGGGCGAGCTCGCCGGCTGCGGTCAGGTCGAGGTCCACCGGCGTCACGGTGCCGGTCCCGCGGACGGTCAGGACGCCGTCGGACAGCTCCACTGCGGCCCCCAGCCGAGTGAGGATATCCGGGAGCAGCCCGCCGGGCTGGGTGGTCAGGGTGGGCCAGAAGGGCACCCGCACAGTGCCGCCCACAGCCAGTGCCGCGCCGAGGAACGGTGCGGCGTTGGACAGGTCCGGCTCGATCACCACATCGCCACCGGCGATCTCGCCTGGCTCCACCCGCCACTTCCCGGGTGCCACATCGTCCACGTCCACCCCACGCTCGCGCAGCACCGCGATCGTCATGTCGATGTGCGGCTGGCTGGGCAGCACCTCACCGATGTGATGCAACGTCAGCCCGAGTTCGAACCGCGGCGCTGCGAGCAGCAGACCGGACACGAACTGGGACGAGGTGGAGGCGTCCACGTCGACTTCGCCGCCGCGGACTCCGCCCGTGCCGTGCACCGTGACGGGCAGGTACTGCGGTGTATCGCTCGGGTCAGCCTGTGCGAGGTCATCACCGGCACTCACCCGCACACCGAGCGCGGCGATCCCACGCAACACCGGGCCCATCGGCCGCACGCGGGCGCCCGGGTCGCCGTCGAGGCGTACGGGCCCGTCGGCCAGCGCAGCCAACGGCGGGAGGAAACGCATCACCGTCCCCGCGAGCCCGCAGTCGATGTCGACACCCCCGCGCAGCGGCCCAGGGAACACCTCCAGCGTTGCGCCGTCGTCAGTGCTGGCGATCTGTGTGCCGAGGCTACGCAACGCACCGATCATCAGGTCAGCGTCCCTGGAGCGGAGCGCGCCGCGGATCGTAGTGGGTTCGGCGGCGAGGGCTGCCAGCGGCAGCGCGCGGTTCGTCAGAGATTTCGATCCGGGAACGACGACCGTCGCGTCGAGCGGGCGGTCGGGCGTCGGCGCGGACCAGACGTCCACGGAGTCACTGAGTGCAGGAGGAGTCGCCACGGGCTCCAGCCTACGGCGTCGCTCCGCGCCGCTCATCCCGTGCCGGCCCACCAGCTGTCGGCCCACCAGCGGTGGGGTCCAGTATCTGCCGGGCGAACAACTGGCGACGCTGGCTCGCTTACAGTGTTCCGCGGCGAAAGGACAGCGTGTGGCCAAGCTTTACTTCCGATACGGGGCGATGAACTCCGGCAAGTCCACCAGCCTCCTGCAGGCGGCGTTCAACTATGAGGAGCGTGGCCAGCGGGTGCTGCTGGCGAAGCCTGCGGTGGACACCAAGGGCGACGGGCAGATCATCTCCCGGCTCGGCCTCACCCGGCAGGTGGACTTCCTAGTTCCCCCGGATGCTTCGGTGCGTGAGTTGTTCGCTGCGCACGCCGCGGGCCGCGAACCGGGCACCCTGGATATCGATGTGCCGCCAGTGGCGTGCCTGCTGGTGGACGAGGCGCAGTTCTTCACAGGCCACCAGGTCGAAGACCTGTTCCGCATCGCTGTGGTCGATGGGGTCCCCGTGCTCGCCTACGGTATCCGTACCGATTTCCGTACCCGAGCGTTCGTCGGATCAGCGCGTCTCCTGGAGCTCGCGCACTCGCTGGAAGAGCTGAAGACCATCTGCCGGTGCGGACGCAAGGCGGTCCTGACCACCCGAACGGTCGGCGGCCAGGTGGTGCTGGACGGCGACCAGGTGGCTATCGACGATCAACGGCTCGCCTACGAGGCGCGGTGCGGCACCTGCTACCTGGAGGTCTCCGCAGACCGCCTCGGGTGAGCGGCTCGTGCGAGCGGGCGCCGTCAGGAAATTTTCGCCTGCACGGCGCGAATCCCCGACTTCAGCTCCGCCTTACCGGCCTTGATCTCGGCCTTGGCGATCCGCAGTTGGTCCTCGAGATCGGACTTGACGTCGGAGAGATCGGTGCGGTGCTCGCGCCAGTTCTGCACCTGCCACGCCATCGACGGCTTGCCCTGGCGATCCTGTGCGGCGAAGATCAGCCCGGCCATGACGGCACCACTGCGCATGAAGCCATTGAGCTTCTCGCGACGGTCCTCACCCTTGGCGCTCCAGAATGGGTAGCGGATGATTGTCCGCTTGAAGGCCACCACGGCCAATGTGCCCGCGGCCAGGCGCGGCGCCTTCCCTGTGGCGAGCAGCACACCGGCGCCCACGCTCACCCCGCCCATCAAGCGCACCATCGTGGCGCGCTTCTTCGGCAGCCAGGGCACCTTCTCGGAGACCTTGTCCAGGAGCGGTTCCCACGGTTCGAGGAGGGCGACGTGTTCATCCGCGTGCCGGATGGCGTCGATACCGTCCACCACGAAGACGGACGCGA
Protein-coding sequences here:
- a CDS encoding DoxX family protein, translated to MDPVRALARPLLASVFVVDGIDAIRHADEHVALLEPWEPLLDKVSEKVPWLPKKRATMVRLMGGVSVGAGVLLATGKAPRLAAGTLAVVAFKRTIIRYPFWSAKGEDRREKLNGFMRSGAVMAGLIFAAQDRQGKPSMAWQVQNWREHRTDLSDVKSDLEDQLRIAKAEIKAGKAELKSGIRAVQAKIS
- a CDS encoding thymidine kinase — translated: MAKLYFRYGAMNSGKSTSLLQAAFNYEERGQRVLLAKPAVDTKGDGQIISRLGLTRQVDFLVPPDASVRELFAAHAAGREPGTLDIDVPPVACLLVDEAQFFTGHQVEDLFRIAVVDGVPVLAYGIRTDFRTRAFVGSARLLELAHSLEELKTICRCGRKAVLTTRTVGGQVVLDGDQVAIDDQRLAYEARCGTCYLEVSADRLG
- the aroA gene encoding 3-phosphoshikimate 1-carboxyvinyltransferase, whose translation is MATPPALSDSVDVWSAPTPDRPLDATVVVPGSKSLTNRALPLAALAAEPTTIRGALRSRDADLMIGALRSLGTQIASTDDGATLEVFPGPLRGGVDIDCGLAGTVMRFLPPLAALADGPVRLDGDPGARVRPMGPVLRGIAALGVRVSAGDDLAQADPSDTPQYLPVTVHGTGGVRGGEVDVDASTSSQFVSGLLLAAPRFELGLTLHHIGEVLPSQPHIDMTIAVLRERGVDVDDVAPGKWRVEPGEIAGGDVVIEPDLSNAAPFLGAALAVGGTVRVPFWPTLTTQPGGLLPDILTRLGAAVELSDGVLTVRGTGTVTPVDLDLTAAGELAPTIAALLALAPGESRLRGIAHLRGHETDRLAALVSEITRLGGYAEELDDGLLIRGGDLHGAQVQTYHDHRMATFAAMIGLAVPGVGVVDVGTTAKTLPNFTGMWHSMLGGGAR
- the rsgA gene encoding ribosome small subunit-dependent GTPase A, with protein sequence MARREAYSEADVRIRPNRRGSRPRTKQRPEHADAKPGFVTAVDRGRYQVLTDTGTSIVAIKARELGRGAVVVGDRVDLVGDVSGSEGTLARVVRVQDRQTLLRRSADDTDPTERGIVANADQLVIVTALADPEPRPRMVDRFLVAAFDAGMGVLLVLTKADLVTESYADDFARRYAALDVRSVATRHERDSAAWVEAVAEHLTGRVSVLVGHSGVGKSTLVNALVPDADRATGDVNVVTGRGRHTSSSAVALPLPAGGWIIDTPGVRSFGLAHVDPDQFVAAFADLAAVAAECPRGCTHTGDAPDCALDPWAEHGSDTDRARLDSFRRLLTSRQATD